Genomic window (Culex pipiens pallens isolate TS chromosome 3, TS_CPP_V2, whole genome shotgun sequence):
TGCTATCGTTGCTCGAATTGCCCTCGTTGGCCAGCCCCTTGAGGGCGTCGGTCGTGGCACTGTGCGAGCTTTGCTTCTCATGCTGCAGCAGCACCGACATGATATCGTCGGTGTCTTTGTTTCGGCTTCGCGCCGAAGATATAACCGTTGTGTTGTTGCTGACCAACGGTGGCTGTGTCGAGGTGAAGGCCGCTTTCTCCAGGATAGACTCGACCGAATTTTCGTCCACATCGTTCGTGATGACGGTCGACTCGGTCATCCATACTGGGCGATCCTTGCGCTGTGTCGTGTTCTCTGTCGTATCGTTATCGCCAATGGTCACGTCCACGCGGGTCTCCTCAACCGCAAACCCACTGGACCGAGTCGCCTCTCCGGACCACTGTTCCGTGGAAGGTCGGTTGGTCGGCTTGGCAATGctgtaaataaaaagaaaacacaTTCAAAATCCAATCCTCGCCAACCATACCCAACAAACGTACCCTCGAATCGTATCGATATCAACCGGTTCCGGTTCCAAAATTTCCGGCGCCAGCTTGATGTCCTCCACCTGTCGCAGCAGATCGTACAGAGGTTGAAGCTGTTCGTTAAACTTTGCCAGCAGCAGACGCGAATCTTTCTTCGGCAGGGCAGAACTGTCCTCTTCGACGGCGCTTCCGCAGTACGTACAGCGAAACTCGCCCGTAGCGAAATCAAACAGCTGATCCGCCTCCAGATCGGTGAAAGTCTTGTTGCAGGAAGGACACTTGAAACTGGCACGACTGGTGGCATCACGCTCTTCGGTTTCCATGCGTTTGCGCATGTGGTCGAGCTTGTACTTGACCACGTTCACGAACGTCTTGTAGTTGATGAAGTAGTAGTTCACCTTCTGTGCTTTTCCATCGGGACCGGTTTCCATCTTGAGCCGCACCTGCAGGAATTTGTCGTTCCTGAGCACCGAAATGCGCGCTCGGAGCATTTTCCGCTCGAACCTGAGCAGCTCGCAGATGTCGTCCTCCTTCATGCAGGGATTCCGCACCAACATGTCGACAACGAGCGCATCCTCGATGCTGTAGAAGCCACGGACTACGAACCGAGCCAGCTGCTTCAGGCTGCTGGGGATCTCTGTGACGTAACGTTGGTCGCCCATTCTGGCTTATGAATCGGACTAATAAGATCTTTGAAATTTGGTATTGAGGGATCTGAAATAATTAGAtcttgttttgaattttatatgtttaagaggTACATgtaatcggcaaaaatgtcaagagTTGTTAAGAGCTtacattaaaactttttttttaatcagggtTAAGGGCATAAAAATATACATCTTCAactattaaaaacataaatttgaagacatgaGATATAgctgagatatagctatttgaagtcagcagtttcaaaaaacgggtgccacgatacactcaaaccccgatggtttgacaccaacttttgtcaaacgaacggggtcactttttagtttgacatcccttttacacggagttcacacacactaccaaacgtttgttttgatagtgtgcatgagcaccgtgtaaaaagtgacagttcgtcactttttagtttgactttgaccaaccaacggggtaaaatctaaaaaaattgtcatacgaaaaagttaccaaccatcgggggttgagtgtatctcAACAtagatttgaccaaatcggctaaaaattttggtgaagacttgttaaaccgttcccgtgtgcatgacgaaggccgatttttaaaaagtttatttaaaaaaaaaaaatattaatccagccatacccgaaaaacttcgtcttgtttttttttcgtttcttgacgtttttagcttgattgcttattcagcctcctgtgatcaaaattttaactattcccatacaatctgcatatgtcccggaatcggttccagagtggccaaagttgtcactttttggcgtaagaaccttccttggacttttacgaacccaacgcaacataGAGCACCTCGATTCGACGCTccgcacggcgtgttttctgggcaaccttaaggaaaaaaaatagtcatcgctactttcaaaagtatcttataggaaattttctcagctttccaatgcttctaagagcgaaatgtttcatcgggaaatttctgagatatctatattttaagttttttgttttaaaatccttaatcatttattgaaaacttttaaataacagtccaggaaacttgtcaaatgatgtgtttcatgtgtcatttactcatcaaaaagtgcaaaataatacaagaaacaactttgtagaaggttgcaaaccgctaaacattttgaaaatttagttttaaccgaatttttgaatatgtgggatttattcagaaattaaaatcataaaaccgcatttaaatattatttttacaagaaaaaatagattattacataagggtcattccacctgaagcggaacaccatttgataattaccatctccgattctgctcaaatttggcagagctgatgagactatcaaaacatgcaaaaataccgaatttcatccaaatcggaccaccccctcaaattttgtaccctcccaaaaaaatgactttttggcgatttttgagcaaacgacgataactcaggaaccacaaatct
Coding sequences:
- the LOC120420358 gene encoding general transcription factor IIE subunit 1, translated to MGDQRYVTEIPSSLKQLARFVVRGFYSIEDALVVDMLVRNPCMKEDDICELLRFERKMLRARISVLRNDKFLQVRLKMETGPDGKAQKVNYYFINYKTFVNVVKYKLDHMRKRMETEERDATSRASFKCPSCNKTFTDLEADQLFDFATGEFRCTYCGSAVEEDSSALPKKDSRLLLAKFNEQLQPLYDLLRQVEDIKLAPEILEPEPVDIDTIRGIAKPTNRPSTEQWSGEATRSSGFAVEETRVDVTIGDNDTTENTTQRKDRPVWMTESTVITNDVDENSVESILEKAAFTSTQPPLVSNNTTVISSARSRNKDTDDIMSVLLQHEKQSSHSATTDALKGLANEGNSSNDSSDDEKEIDNTEVPTVEIMDTDSDGDDVPTVTVAGRPFPLDEINDTLIAEMTPQEKETYIQVYQDHFSHMYD